Part of the Halopseudomonas maritima genome, TGCTGCTGCACGGCTCGGCCCGCGAGCGCTCCTACAGCCGTCTACTGGTGGAAGAGGCGGCCCGGCTGCTAACCCACTTTGGCGCCGAGACACGCATCTTTGACCCAAGCGGCCTGCCGCTACCTGACGATGCGCCGGACAGCCACCCCAAGGTGGTTGAGCTGCGCGAGTTGATGCAGTGGTCCGAGGGGCAGGTGTGGTGCTCACCCGAGCGTCACGGGGCGATGACGGCGGTGTTCAAGGCGCAGATCGACTGGGTGCCGCTGAGCATCGGCGCGGTGCGTCCAACCCAGGGCAAGACGCTGGCAGTCATGCAGGTCTGCGGCGGCTCGCAGTCATTTAACGTGGTCAACCAGCTGCGCGCGCTGGGCCGCTGGATGCGCATGTTCACCATCCCTAACCAGTCGTCGGTACCCAAGGCGTTTCTGGAGTTTGACGAAGCCGGGCGCATGCGCCCCTCCCCCTTCTACGACCGGGTGGTGGACGTCATGGAAGAACTGGTGAAATTCACCCTGCTGCTGCGCGAGCACAGCGACTACCTGGTAGACCGCTATTCAGAGCGGCGCGAGTCGGCCGAGCAGCTGTCGGCACGCGTCAATCAGCAGAACATCTAAGGAGCCCACATGGGACTGTTCGAACGCTGGCTGAGCCTCTGGGTGGCACTGGCTATTGCCGCCGGCGTGGCGCTGGGCTCGCTGTTTCCAGCGTTGTTTGTCGGTGTGGCGGCACTGGAGTTTGCCCACGTGAACCTGCTGGTGGCGGTGCTGATCTGGGTGATGATCTACCCGATGATGGTGCAGATCGACTTTGCCGCCGTGCGCGATGTTGGCAAGCGTCCGCGCGGCCTGGTGCTGACCCTGACGGTCAACTGGCTGATAAAACCCTTCACCATGGCCTTGCTCGGCTGGTTGTTCTTCCGTGTGCTGTTTGCCGACTGGGTGGACCCGCAAAGCGCAGGCGAGTACATCGCCGGCATGATCCTGCTGGGTGTGGCGCCCTGC contains:
- the arsH gene encoding arsenical resistance protein ArsH — its product is MSHPDLPNLAIDLAPSPDQQRLQSPLRASHPPRILLLHGSARERSYSRLLVEEAARLLTHFGAETRIFDPSGLPLPDDAPDSHPKVVELRELMQWSEGQVWCSPERHGAMTAVFKAQIDWVPLSIGAVRPTQGKTLAVMQVCGGSQSFNVVNQLRALGRWMRMFTIPNQSSVPKAFLEFDEAGRMRPSPFYDRVVDVMEELVKFTLLLREHSDYLVDRYSERRESAEQLSARVNQQNI